Proteins encoded in a region of the Cydia pomonella isolate Wapato2018A chromosome 3, ilCydPomo1, whole genome shotgun sequence genome:
- the LOC133516360 gene encoding sodium channel protein Nach-like isoform X1, translating to MKNPKNNSLLNRIVYAVNYFGSNSNLHGIGHVISLSHIPSFKRLCWLSILLGSCWGTFSILREVLDLYTQGSVSYSVDTNYLSWNTPFPTVTLCEQLDTDRLRSYLAAKKLPPTMLAFFRDVLYYSNQQCKQCTNCKNTTCVDNYIDYVKDYRLKCEDMLNKCWWAGKPYNCCEIFSPLKTEYGPCFAFNSRLTGDGFVRHINRTTGLPSLVFTASRLITLRIHAPDDVVSVKVEKIVTTDTMPLVSELNATLKSEAITSDMSIYRLDPLRRGCLLVQEKPSFAQQWPFKRYSYSACVLYCRAKLQVDLCNCTHHFMVRLNGYSICNVSGLGCLYKNKESLHSNTNCGCPMACEEINYKAVYVSFQREASPVSKELIARGSRGVVRLNTLPTLRVRRHAIRDKMALVVDIGGVGGVFFGASLLSVIEIVYLLCIRRSHSS from the exons atgaaaaatccgaAGAATAATTCCTTACTTAACCGGATCGTGTATGCAGTTAATTATTTTGGCAGTAATAGCAATCTTCACGGGATCGGACATGTGATTTCTTTATCGCACATACCAAGTTTTAAAAG ACTATGCTGGCTGTCTATTCTGCTGGGCAGTTGCTGGGGCACGTTCAGCATCCTTCGTGAAGTTTTGGATCTCTACACGCAAGGCTCCGTGTCTTACTCAGTGGACACCAACTACCTGTCCTGGAACACCCCCTTTCCGACCGTGACGCTGTGTGAACAGCTGGATACCGATAGGCTGAGAAGTTATTTAGCCGC GAAGAAACTGCCACCTACAATGTTGGCATTCTTCAGGGATGTGCTGTACTACAGCAACCAGCAGTGCAAACAGTGCACCAACTGCAAGAACACCACCTGCGTCGACAACTACATCGACTACGTGAAAGACTACCGACTGAAGTGTGAGGATATGTTGAACAAGTGCTGGTGGGCAGGGAAGCCTTACAATTGCTGTGAAAT ATTTAGTCCCTTAAAAACGGAGTACGGTCCGTGCTTTGCGTTTAACTCGCGGCTGACAGGCGATGGGTTTGTCAGGCACATCAACAGGACCACCGGTCTGCCGAGTCTCGTGTTCACAGCTAGTCGGTTGATTACG TTGCGTATACACGCACCTGATGACGTGGTATCCGTCAAAGTGGAGAAGATAGTGACCACCGACACGATGCCCCTCGTATCTGAACTCAATGCAACCTTGAAG TCGGAAGCAATAACGAGCGACATGAGTATTTACCGCTTGGACCCACTCCGACGCGGTTGCTTGCTCGTGCAGGAGAAGCCGTCGTTCGCGCAGCAGTGGCCTTTCAAGCGGTACTCCTACAGTGCATGTGTGTTGTACTGCAGGGCTAAACTCCAGGTTGACCTGTGTAACTGCACACATCACTTCATGGTCCGGCTAA ATGGATATAGTATTTGCAACGTCTCTGGACTTGGCTGCCTCTATAAAAATAAAG aAAGCTTGCATTCGAACACCAACTGCGGGTGCCCAATGGCTTGCGAGGAAATAAACTACAAAGCTGTGTATGTTTCATTTca GCGCGAGGCTAGTCCCGTTTCGAAAGAGCTAATAGCTCGAGGTTCCCGCGGTGTGGTGAGgctgaacaccctgccgacgctGCGGGTTCGGCGTCATGCTATCAGGGATAAGATGGCTTTAGTTG TGGACATTGGTGGTGTGGGCGGAGTGTTCTTCGGAGCATCTTTACTTAGCGTTATCGAGATCGTGTACTTGCTCTGCATTCGCCGCAGTCACAGCTCATAA
- the LOC133516360 gene encoding sodium channel protein Nach-like isoform X2, producing the protein MKNPKNNSLLNRIVYAVNYFGSNSNLHGIGHVISLSHIPSFKRLCWLSILLGSCWGTFSILREVLDLYTQGSVSYSVDTNYLSWNTPFPTVTLCEQLDTDRLRSYLAAKKLPPTMLAFFRDVLYYSNQQCKQCTNCKNTTCVDNYIDYVKDYRLKCEDMLNKCWWAGKPYNCCEIFSPLKTEYGPCFAFNSRLTGDGFVRHINRTTGLPSLVFTASRLITLRIHAPDDVVSVKVEKIVTTDTMPLVSELNATLKSEAITSDMSIYRLDPLRRGCLLVQEKPSFAQQWPFKRYSYSACVLYCRAKLQVDLCNCTHHFMVRLNGYSICNVSGLGCLYKNKESLHSNTNCGCPMACEEINYKAVREASPVSKELIARGSRGVVRLNTLPTLRVRRHAIRDKMALVVDIGGVGGVFFGASLLSVIEIVYLLCIRRSHSS; encoded by the exons atgaaaaatccgaAGAATAATTCCTTACTTAACCGGATCGTGTATGCAGTTAATTATTTTGGCAGTAATAGCAATCTTCACGGGATCGGACATGTGATTTCTTTATCGCACATACCAAGTTTTAAAAG ACTATGCTGGCTGTCTATTCTGCTGGGCAGTTGCTGGGGCACGTTCAGCATCCTTCGTGAAGTTTTGGATCTCTACACGCAAGGCTCCGTGTCTTACTCAGTGGACACCAACTACCTGTCCTGGAACACCCCCTTTCCGACCGTGACGCTGTGTGAACAGCTGGATACCGATAGGCTGAGAAGTTATTTAGCCGC GAAGAAACTGCCACCTACAATGTTGGCATTCTTCAGGGATGTGCTGTACTACAGCAACCAGCAGTGCAAACAGTGCACCAACTGCAAGAACACCACCTGCGTCGACAACTACATCGACTACGTGAAAGACTACCGACTGAAGTGTGAGGATATGTTGAACAAGTGCTGGTGGGCAGGGAAGCCTTACAATTGCTGTGAAAT ATTTAGTCCCTTAAAAACGGAGTACGGTCCGTGCTTTGCGTTTAACTCGCGGCTGACAGGCGATGGGTTTGTCAGGCACATCAACAGGACCACCGGTCTGCCGAGTCTCGTGTTCACAGCTAGTCGGTTGATTACG TTGCGTATACACGCACCTGATGACGTGGTATCCGTCAAAGTGGAGAAGATAGTGACCACCGACACGATGCCCCTCGTATCTGAACTCAATGCAACCTTGAAG TCGGAAGCAATAACGAGCGACATGAGTATTTACCGCTTGGACCCACTCCGACGCGGTTGCTTGCTCGTGCAGGAGAAGCCGTCGTTCGCGCAGCAGTGGCCTTTCAAGCGGTACTCCTACAGTGCATGTGTGTTGTACTGCAGGGCTAAACTCCAGGTTGACCTGTGTAACTGCACACATCACTTCATGGTCCGGCTAA ATGGATATAGTATTTGCAACGTCTCTGGACTTGGCTGCCTCTATAAAAATAAAG aAAGCTTGCATTCGAACACCAACTGCGGGTGCCCAATGGCTTGCGAGGAAATAAACTACAAAGCTGT GCGCGAGGCTAGTCCCGTTTCGAAAGAGCTAATAGCTCGAGGTTCCCGCGGTGTGGTGAGgctgaacaccctgccgacgctGCGGGTTCGGCGTCATGCTATCAGGGATAAGATGGCTTTAGTTG TGGACATTGGTGGTGTGGGCGGAGTGTTCTTCGGAGCATCTTTACTTAGCGTTATCGAGATCGTGTACTTGCTCTGCATTCGCCGCAGTCACAGCTCATAA